From Nicotiana tabacum cultivar K326 chromosome 22, ASM71507v2, whole genome shotgun sequence, one genomic window encodes:
- the LOC142175922 gene encoding uncharacterized protein LOC142175922, whose protein sequence is MNVKVFRQVTVNATSIQGMDPATRAPRLNSEADALANLGSLIDDDEFSSGTVVQLMKSVVEEGYAEVNSMSLTWDWRNKYIDYLKTGKLPSDCKESRALRTKAARFSLVEGTLFRRTFDDPLARCLGLGDTKYALREVHKGTCRDHSGEESLVRKLIRAGYYWTEMEKNVKDFV, encoded by the coding sequence ATGAATGTGAAGGTATTTAGACAAGTTACAGTTAATGCTacatcaattcaaggaatggaccctgcAACACGTGCCCCGAGATTAAATAGCGAGGCtgatgctctggctaacttggggtcattgattgatgatgatgaattcagTTCAGGAACAGTCGTACAACTTATGAAGTCTGTGGTAGAAGAAGGTTATGCCGAAGTAAACTCAATGagtttaacatgggattggaggaacaagtacatAGACTACTTGAAAACTGGGAAACTGCCCTCGGATTGTAAAGAATCGAGAGCCCTACGTACCAAGGCTGCCAGATTTAGCTTGGTCGAAGGGACAttgttcagaagaacattcgacgACCCGTTAGCTAGATGCTTGGGGCTGGGAGATACCAAGTACGCCTTGAGAGAAGTTCACAAAGGCACTTGCAGGGACCATTCGGGGGAAGAATCTTTGGTTCGGAAATTAATCAGGGCTGGCTATTATTGGACCGAAATGGAGAAGAATGTGAAAGACTTTGTATGA
- the LOC107832276 gene encoding uncharacterized protein LOC107832276 → MGILSRHSRRPFFLPRYVIFFAFLFLALLLFFEVDNLISQTKTIVGHNLEPTPWHVFPTKSFDEESTVSKASKIIGCSYLSCPGRVTVPQNSNSASKSKTSESKTCPEFFRSIRYDLEPWTKSRISMNHVMEAQKFAAFRVVIVGGKLFVDFYYACVQSRAMFTIWGILQLLRRYPGKVPDVDLMFDCMDKPIINRTEHSSMPLPLFRYCTTPQHFDIPFPDWSFWGWSEINIRPWEEEFKSIKKGSKSRSWVRKIPVAYWKGNPDVVSPIRTELLNCNDTQMWRAQIMRQDWAEEAKVGFEKSKLSKQCNHRYKIYAEGYAWSVSLKYILACGSLPLIISPQYQDFFSRGLIPKKNYWPIPPFDLCPSIKAAVDWGNANPSEAEAIGKAGQDFMESLSIDRIYDYMYHLISEYAKLQDFVPVQPPSALEICIDSVLCFADDKQKQFLKRSIAYPSPVNPCSLSR, encoded by the exons ATGGGGATACTTTCAAGACATAGTCGTCGGCCATTTTTCCTTCCTCGCTACGTTATCTTCTTTGCTTTCCTCTTCCTTGCTCTTCTCCTCTTCTTCGAG GTTGACAACTTAATTTCTCAGACAAAAACCATTGTGGGTCACAACTTAGAGCCAACGCCGTGGCATGTATTTCCTACAAAATCCTTCGATGAAGAATCCACTGTTTCAAAGGCTTCCAAGATCATAGGATGCTCTTATCTTAGCTGCCCGGGTCGTGTCACCGTTCCTCAAAATAGCAACTCTGCATCCAAATCGAAAACCTCTGAATCGAAAACTTGCCCAGAATTTTTCAGGAGCATACGTTATGACCTTGAACCATGGACCAAGTCCAGGATTTCTATGAACCATGTAATGGAGGCACAGAAGTTTGCAGCTTTTAGAGTTGTTATTGTTGGTGGCAAATTATTTGTAGATTTTTACTATGCTTGTGTACAGAGTAGGGCTATGTTCACGATCTGGGGAATATTACAGTTACTTAGGAGATATCCTGGAAAGGTTCCAGATGTTGATTTGATGTTTGATTGCATGGACAAACCTATTATTAATCGAACTGAGCATTCTTCAATGCCTTTGCCGTTGTTTCGGTACTGTACCACACCGCAGCATTTTGATATACCGTTTCCAGATTGGTCTTTCTGGGGCTG GTCTGaaataaacataagaccatgggaagaagaatttaaaagcatcaaaaagggttcaaaatctCGAAGTTGGGTAAGGAAGATCCCGGTAGCATACTGGAAAGGAAATCCAGATGTTGTTTCTCCGATTCGCACAGAGTTGCTCAATTGCAATGACACTCAAATGTGGAGAGCACAAATTATGCGGCAG GATTGGGCAGAAGAAGCAAAGGTTGGATTTGAGAAGTCCAAGCTATCAAAGCAATGTAATCATAG GTACAAGATTTATGCAGAAGGATATGCATGGTCAGTGAGCTTGAAGTATATTCTAGCATGTGGTTCTCTTCCCCTGATAATCAGCCCACAGTATCAGGATTTCTTTAGTCGTGGTCTGATTCCAAAGAAAAATTACTGGCCAATTCCTCCTTTTGATTTATGCCCATCAATAAAGGCTGCGGTTGATTGGGGTAATGCAAATCCATCGGAG GCTGAAGCCATTGGAAAAGCAGGACAAGACTTTATGGAGAGTTTAAGTATTGATCGGATATATGATTATATGTATCACCTAATTTCAGAGTATGCAAAGCTACAGGATTTTGTTCCTGTTCAACCCCCCTCTGCTCTTGAGATATGTATTGATTCTGTGCTTTGTTTTGCTGATGACAAGCAAAAACAATTCCTCAAAAGATCCATTGCATACCCGTCACCTGTGAATCCTTGCTCACTTTCCAGATAG